The genomic interval CGAAATCGTCGTCCGTCAGACCGACGTTGGTTTTGATGTCGTGGTATGCGTAGGACTCCAGCAGCGGTAGCTCGCTATCAGGTACGTCTGCGTCCGCCTGCTCAGGCCAACCGAAACTTCGGTAGCTCAGGATCAGCATCCGTTCTCGGTCGAACACAATCTCTGCCAGTTTAAAATCATCCTTGTCACCAGACGGTTTGCTGCGTCGAACACGAATCAGCTCCGCTTGAATTCCGTCAAACTCGTGGCCTTTGGACATCACCACGGACACGTCTGGATTGTCGAGATCTTTTTGACCACGTTCGATCAATTGTTCGACCAATCGCACCAAGCCGATTTCGTAGATCGGAAATTTTTGTCCAGTCATCGCGATGATGCCGGTCGGCTCCAACCAAATCGTCTTCAGGTTCAGTAAAAACGCTGTTTCATGAACCGCCATCTGGCCGTCGTACTTGTCTTTGCACCACATCACTTCGCGACCAGCAGCAGACTGCGGCGAAATGAACTTCAGATAGATCCGCATTGGAGCGTCATCGGAGTCGTTTCGCATTCGGGTCTG from Stieleria varia carries:
- a CDS encoding DUF1571 domain-containing protein; the encoded protein is MKKHATTVTLMIFAGMVGYWWGDSSAKSPNAPVSAPTIQATDSAAVAQSSIADVLQLAADAKTTMSTNLHDYTARFVKQERSDDGVLGELNEMELKIQTRMRNDSDDAPMRIYLKFISPQSAAGREVMWCKDKYDGQMAVHETAFLLNLKTIWLEPTGIIAMTGQKFPIYEIGLVRLVEQLIERGQKDLDNPDVSVVMSKGHEFDGIQAELIRVRRSKPSGDKDDFKLAEIVFDRERMLILSYRSFGWPEQADADVPDSELPLLESYAYHDIKTNVGLTDDDFDVNNEAYGFP